CAGATTTTTCTTGGCGAGTTTTCCTTTAGCATTTTCTTCCTCATTTTGAGTTTCCAAAGCAAATCCTACCAAAAACTGATGCGATTTTTTCTCACCCATTGTTTTCAGAATATCTGGGTTTTTGATTAATTCAATCGTAAAAGTATCTTCATTTTTTTTAATTTTTTCTGAAGCTATTACTTTCGGCGCATAATCTGCAACTGCAGCACTCGCAATCCCAATATCGATGGTTTCGTAATATTCAAAAACTTTATCGAGCATCTCTTTTGCTGACGTAACGCGGTGTAAATCTATATTTTCATGTTTCTGTTTCAAAGAGCTAGGTCCTGAAATAAGAATCACTTTTGCACCTCTTTTTGCTGCTTCTTCGGCTAATGAAAAGCCCATTTTTCCTGAAGAATGGTTTCCTATAAAACGAACAGGGTCAATGGCTTCATACGTCGGTCCAGCTGTGATTAGTACTGTTTTTCCTTGTAGACATTTTTTTTTGTCAGAATTAAAGAACTCCTCTAATGTTGTTACGATGGTTTCGGGCTCTGCCATTCTTCCCTGGCCGACTAATCCACTTGCCAATTCTCCACTTTCGGCGGGAATTACAGTGTGGCCAAATTCTTCAGCAAGCTTAAGGTTATTTTTGGTTGAAGGATGTTGATACATGTCTAAATCCATTGCTGGAGCAATAAATACCGGGCATTTTGCCGACAGGTATGTTGCAATCAAGAGATTGTCACAAATCCCGTGAATCATTTTTGCTAAAGTATTGGCTGTACAAGGTGCTACAATCATTACATCTGCCCAAAGTCCCATTTCAACATGGCTGTTCCAGGTTCCATTATCACCGTAAAAATCACTGTAGACAGGTTTTTTGGAAAGGGTAGAAAGGCTTAGTTTGGTTACAAAATGTTCTGCATCAGGAGACATAATTACCTGAATTTCGGCTCCTTTTTTCACTAAATCTCGGATGAGGAAATGAATTTTATAAGCTGCTATTCCGCCAGAAACGGCAATCAGAATCTTTTTCCCTGAAATACTCATGTAGATTTTTTTAAAGGACTAATTTACTGATTTTTTCAAGAATGTCTTTATCTTAATGGTCTGCATTTTATCTGCCATTAAGAATTTAAGCAGAAACGATATATACAAACAACAAAAATCATAGAAGAAACGAATCTTCTATGATTTTATATTTTATAAGAATGAAATTTATTATTTTCTTTCTTCAGTCTTTCTGAAATAAATATCACCGTCTAACCATTCTTGGATAGCGATAGATGTTGGCTTTGGAAGCTTCTCGTAATGTTTTGAAATTTCGATTTGTTCTCTGTTTTCGAAAACTTCTTCCAAAGTAGAGTTGTGAACAGCAAATTCGTCTAATTTATTGTGTAATTCAGTACGGATTTCTGCATTGATTTGTTCTGCTCTTTTCCCCATGATCACAATAGCTTCATAGATTGAACCTACTTTATCTTCAATCTTATCTTTATCGTAAGTAATAGTATTTACTTCTGCTTTTGTATCTTTTACGCTCATTTTGAGAAAATTATTTTAATTATAAGATGGCAAATTTACGAATTATCTTTGGATTTTGAAAGTCGCCGCAGGAGGAGGTGTGTGTAACGCCGCACTGTCTCTCTGAATCTGCATTGCTTTCTTCTCGTTAGCGATTTGTTCTTTAAATTGCTGCTCTATTTTACTCTGTTCTGCAAGCTTAGCGGCAATTTTTTTCTGCTTTGCCGTAAGTATTGCCATTTTTTCTTCCATTTGTTTCTTAGCGACAACAAAATCTTTTTTCTCTTTTTCGAGTTTTTGTCTTAAATCTAAAGCCGTTTTAGAATATTCTGTATCTGGAAGTTCTTTTTCGACCTGTTTGGTAAAAGCCAATGCACTTTCGATACGCTCGCCTTTTAGTTCATAATTTGAACCTACAGCTAAATTATAACGTGCTTTCATCATGTAATCGTAGATTTTCGGACGAAGCTTTGTACTTGGGAAATCATCCAAAACATTTTCAAAAGTAGTTACAGTTGCTTTGTAATCTCCCATTTTGAAATATTGCTTAGCATTTTCGAAAGCCTTGAATTCTAATTTATAAGAAAGCTCATCAATCATTGTGTTGATGTTTTTTGATCTTTCAGAATTAGGATACGCGTTCAAAAATTCCTGAAGCTCATTAATTGCCAATTCTGTACTCGTTTGATCTAAGTTATAATCCATAGATCCATTGTAGTAACATAATGCAGACATATAAGCCGCCTCTTCTTTTCTGTTATCCTGAGGGAAACTTACCGAGAAGTTTTTAAACTGATTTCCTGCCAGTCTATAGTTTTTATCATAATAATTGGCATATGCAGAATTGAAAACCACATTGGGCGCATCATCTGTACCTGCTACCAAATTTGGAAGTCTGTCATAAAGTGCCAATGCGTTTTTCCATTTCTTTTTAGCAAAATTTTCGTTTGCAGCTTTAAGAATAAAGTTTTTGTCTGCACTTCTCAGCGCTTTTTCCTGCTGACTTTTGCATGATGCTAAAACAGCAATAGCGAAAATACCTAAAATATACTTTTTCATATAAAATGTAACAGTTTTCGGGTTTACCGACCTATTAATTTGCAAAAATATAACTTTTTTGCTAAAAGATTTTTTTTTATGATTATTTAACGTAAAATTAGTCTGCTGAGTAGCCCAAAACAGCAAAAGTATTCATTAAAAGATTCATTCTTACCTTTTTTTCAGCTTCTTTGGTGTATGATTCATCATCTTTGTGAGGTACATACAGTTCATAGAAATTCTTATTTCTGATGACAAATAAAGTAGAACCAATAATGGTTGTAAGAATATCCTCAGGTTTTGGTGTAAAGGTGAAAACTCCCGAAGTAACTCCTTTTTTGATGACTTCATCAAGTTTTTTTACAAAAAGCTGATAAAAATCTAGAAGTTCATCCTTAAGATTTTCTGTGTGTCGAAGTTCCTGTGTAACAAAACCATGGAAATAATTGTATCTGAAAAGTTGGCTTACGATATATTTTATCATTTCTTTCATCTGCATTTCTGGTCTGCCGTCTTTTATGGTATCAGCAAATTCTGAAAAATTTTCTCTTGTTTTTAGTACCCGATATTGATAAAGATAAGACATCATTTTTTCTTTAGAACCAAAATAATAAGAAATCATAGCCACATTGATGTTAGCCTTGGTGCAAATATCTCGTACAGATGTTCCCTCATATCCCTTCTTAGCGATAAGTTCTTCGGCAATATCAAGAATATGAATCTGTTTCTCAGAAAACTTTTTTCCCATAATCACGTTTTCAGTAAAGTTAAGACTTTTTAACATATCAGTAAACAGTTGTTTAAGAATTTTAATTCTTGCCTTAATTGTAGTATTTTTGAATATGGATTTTTTTGATTTTCATCATCATAAAAAAAATATAAGCCACGGAATTTACAATCTAGAATACGATGAAGCTTTACCGGAATTTCTTTATTCCATAGGAATTCATCCTCAAGATATTCAGTTGGAGAATATTGACAATCAATTTAATTGGTTGAATTCTAATATTGTTGAAAACTGTTTTGCAATTGGTGAATGTGGTCTTGATGGTTTGATTTCTATCGAACCAAAAATACAGGAACAGGTTTTTAAAAAGCAAATTGAAATTTCTAATGAGTTTAAAAAGCCTTTGATTATTCATTGTGTAAGAAAATTTTATGAAGTAATTTCTTTCAAGAAAATGGCAAATCAACCGATGATTATTCACGGATTTAACAAAAAACAGAGCATTGCTGATGATTTGCTTAAAAATAAATTTTATTTGAGTTTTGGAAAAGCTGTTTTGTATAATCTATCTTTGCAGAATGTTTTAAAGACAACTCCTTTAGAAAAAATATTTCTGGAAACTGATAATGAGGATTTTAATATTCAAGAGTTATATCTAAAAGTTTCAGAATTGAAAGGGATTTCTTTAGAAAAACTTAATGTACAGATTTTAGAAAATTTAGAAACGATTCAGCATGGATAAAGTTTGGCTTGAAAGAACAGAATTACTGATAAAAGAAGAAGGTGTTGAAAAATTAAACAAAGCAGCTGTTTTGGTTGTGGGTTTGGGTGGAGTAGGTTCTTTTGCCGCTGAGTTTTTAGCCAGATCCGGTGTCGGGAAAATGACAATTGTAGATGGTGATACTGTAGATATTACGAATATTAACAGGCAGCTTCCTGCTCTGCATTCTACTGTAGGAAAACATAAAGTAGATGTTGTTGCAGAAAGATTGATGGATATCAATCCGAATCTTGAGTTGATAAAAGTGAATGAATTTTTAAATCCTGAAAGAATGGCAGAAATTCTAGATGGTGGAAATTTCGATTATATATTAGATTGTATTGATAGCGTTAGCCCGAAAGTATCATTAATTATTGCGGCAAGACGCAGAAAAATAAAAATTGTAAGCTCGATGGGAGCCGGCGGAAAATCTGATCCTTCTAAAGTTATCGTTCGAGATATTCACAAAACTCAGCATTGTCATCTTGCAAGAGAAGTCAGAAAAAGACTTAAAAAAGAAAAAATTGATAAAGGAATACGTTGTGTGTTTTCAGATGAAATTCAGGATGAAGATAGCTTGAAAATGACCGATGGAACCAATTATAAAAGATCTTTTTATGGAACCATCAGTTTTCTTCCTGCAATTTTTGGACTGTACGCTGCTGCAGAAGTTATCAACCACTTACTGAAGAAAGATTAATGTCAGATTTTAAATATCCAAAACAAGAAAAGCTCAAAAAAGATACCGAGATTACTTTACTTTTTGCAAAAGGTAAATGGAGAAGTTGCGGAAATTTGCGAATTATCATTCTTAAAAACCATCAGGATTTACAAAATGAAAATGTAAAACTAGGAGTTTCGGTTTCTAAAAGATATTTTAAAAAAGCGGTGCACAGAAATCGTATAAAAAGACTTTTGAGAGAATGCTACCGTTTAAATAAAGACCTTTTTAAAGCAAGTTTTGGTGAAAAAACTATCGCTATGATGTTTTGGGTTTCGAATGAGCTTCCTGAAAAATTTCAGGTGGTAGAGGCAGAATTTATCAAGCTTTGTGAAGCTCAGAAAAAACAGCAATAAGATTTGCAATTAATCATTTTATTGTTACTATGAATATTGCGATTCTTTGGAGTGCAATTTTTTTTGTTTGAATAAACTGTAATTAGTTATCGATGTGCGTATTTTTTGTAGCTTTAAACAAACAATTGATGACCATGCTAGACCAAATTCCTTATCTTCCCTATGTTCTGAGTGCATTTATCGGAATCGGACTTGCTGCGGCAACCGGTTTTAGAGTATTTTTACCAATGTTTGCGGTGAGTTTAGCTTCTTATTTTCAATGGATTCCCATGAATGAAAGTTTTGAATGGCTTTCCGGTCTTCCGGCGTTAATTACCACAGGAATTGCCACTTTAGCAGAAATTTTAGCCTATTATATTCCAATTGTTGACCATTTACTCGATACCGTTTCTGTTCCGATGGCAACGATTGCAGGTTCTGTACTTTTTGCGAGTCAGTTTGCTGATTTAGGAACGTTTCCACAATGGGGATTGGCTTTGATCGCAGGAGGTGGAACTGCAGCAACAATCAGTTCGGGGTTTGCAGGAATTCGAGCTGCTTCTACTGCAACAACCGGAGGTTTGGGAAATCCTGTTGTAGGAACTACCGAAACAGCAGGTGCCGGGATTATGACTGTTTTGGCAATGGTTGCTCCGGTAATAGCAGCTTTTCTGGCAATTTTGATTGTAATTGCTGTGGTGATTTTAGCTAGAAAGGCTTTGAAGAAATTACGAAAACGAAAGGAAGTCTCGAATAGTAAGGTTTAAAAGTGATTAGATTTAAATGAAGATAGTTTATCTCGCTGATTTTGCTGATTGAGCAGATTTTTTTTTCTTTTTTATGTAAATCCGTTTTCACTAATATTCGATAATTTAACGCAAAGGCAAACAAAGAATATTAAAATTTGACTGTTTTACAAACTAAAGGGCGTAAACTTAGCAAAGAAATACAAAAAGATATAGAATATGAGAAATTGCGGACAAGCATTTCTTTTTATCTTCTTAATCTGCGAGAAATAAAACATCACATTATTTAATTTCAAAACAATCTCTATCATTCAAAAACTGAAAATGATTTCTGAAATCTTTAAGCTCTTCTAAATTTAACTCTGCTGAAACCAGATTTCCATTCTTCTGAGAAATTTCTTTGCCATCTGCAAAAAAACAATGGGAACTTTCCTTGTAAAAAAGATCATTTCCATCGGTTCCTATTCTGTTTAAACCGAATACATATGACAGATTCTCAATAGCTCTTGCTTTCAGTAAATGTTCCCAGGCTCCAACTCTTTTTTCCGGCCAGTTGGCAACATATAAAATAGCGTCATAGTCATCATTGTTTCTCGCAAAAACCGGAAATCTCAAATCATAGCAAACCTGCAACAGAAACCGAATTCCAAGATGTTCTACAATAGCTCTTTCTTTTCCCGGGGTATAGATTTTATCTTCACCTGAAAAGGAAAATAAATGCCGTTTATCATAAAATGTTACTTCAGAATTGGGTTTCACAAAATACATTCTATTAAAAAACTGATTGTCAACTTTTATAGAAGCACTTCCCGAGAATGCTGCGTTTTTCTCTTTTGAAATTTTCTTTAAAAATGCTAAAGATTCTTCATTTTTATCTGAAACTTCAGCAGCATCCATGCAAAATCCTGTAGAAAACATTTCTGGGAGAAGAAATAAATCTGCTTCTTGATTTTGTAGTTGGTTTTCAATTAATTGAAAGTTTTCGTTTTTGTTTTTCCAGATGATATCCTGATTTAAGCCTATAATTTTCATATTTCTATTTCAAAACTTGTATAAAATTACTGTTTTTAAATGGTTTCGGTTTTATATTTGCTGCAAATTGTGATTAGTAATAATTTAAAATTAAAGTCTATGAAGAAATTGGTTTTTATGTTGATGGTTTTTACCGGAGTGGCAGTCAGTGCACAAGCTTATACGGGAAAAGGCGACCAGAAAGTTAATTTAGGATTCAATGCATGGGGGTATGGTACTGGGATTTCCGCAACTTATGATTATGGTTTAAACCAACTTATATCTGTCGGAGCTGGTGCAAATGCTTATTTTGATGGTTACAAAGACAACAATAAAGACAATAGGGTTTTTATATTTGGAAGGGTTAATTTCCATTTAAGGGAAGCTTTAGAACTGCCTGAAAAATTAGATATTTATCCTGGAGTTGATTTGGGAGTGCTCGGAAGAGACTTTGGCATTGGTGCTCACATTGGCGCTAGATATTTCTTTACAGAAAAAGTGGGTGTTTTCGCAGAGGTGGGAAATAACGGAAGTCTGGGAGTTTCTTTCAATTTTTAAAAATTAGCCATAATATATGACAAAGCTTCTCATTTAGAGGAGTTTTTTTGTTTGGCATCCTTTTGATAATTATTACCTTTGCAAATTAAAATCTAAAAACAATTAATGGAATTAGCAATTAAGATCTTTCAATTTATATTAAGCATCTCTATCTTAGTAATTCTTCACGAGCTTGGGCATTTCTTACCCGCAAAATACTTTAAAACCAAAGTAGAAAAATTTTATCTTTTCTTCGACCCTTATTTTTCTATCGTAAAGAAAAAAATCGGTGAAACTGAATACGGAATTGGATGGCTTCCTTTTGGAGGTTATGTGAAAATTGCCGGAATGGTAGACGAAAGTATGGATACTGAGCAATTGAAGCAACCTGCACAACCGTGGGAATTCAGAGCTAAACCGGCTTGGCAGAGATTGATCATTATGATGGGTGGAGTTACCGTAAACTTCTTCTTGGCTTGGATTATTTACGGATGTCTTTCTTTCTTTAATGGAGAGACTTCTTTTGATACTGCTAAGGTCAATGCTCCGATGAATTATACGAGTGTTGCTAAAGGAATGGGTTTTCAGGATGGAGATAAAATCTTGAAGGTTGACGGAAAAACTCAGAATAATCTTGATAAACTAGCCTTAGACGTTCTTTTGAGTGACGAAATTACTGTTTTGAGAAACGGAAAAGAAGTGACTTTCCCTACGAATGATGATGGTAAAGCAATGGCTTTCAAAGATGAAAATCCTAGAGCATTTCTTACGCCAAGATTTCCTGCGGTAATTGATTCTATTTTTAATCCTAAAACGGCGCAAGCTGGTTTAAAGGTAGGTGACCAAGTGGTTGCTGTCGATGGAAAGAAAATTTCTTATTATGATGAATTTCAGGAGACAGTAAGAAACAACGCTGGAAAAGACCTTAAAGTAGACGTAATGAGAGGTGATGCAATTCAGCCGCTTGTTTTATCGGTATCTAAAGAAGGAACTTTAGGTTTGGCTTCTTATAAGCAATTGACTAAATTCTATGAAACAAAACATTTTACTTTTATAGAATCTATCGGAAGAGGTTTCACAAGAAGCATTGAGAGTTTGACTTACCAAGTGAAACAGTTTAAATTAATCTTCAACAAAAAAGTACAAGGATATAAAAAAGTTGGTGGGCCATTGGCAATCATCAAAAATATGCCTGTTGATAAAGCAAATGATGGAAGCGTATCTATCGACTGGACGGCTTTCTGGAGCTTTACGGCAATGTTCTCTGTTTGGTTAGCGTTCTTAAACTTAATTCCAATCCCGGGATTAGATGGTGGTCACGTTATTTTTACGTTGTATGAAATGATTGTTGGTAAACCAGTTCCGCAGAAAGTTTTAGAAAATGCTCAAATGGTTGGGGTTATCTTCCTGTTAGGCTTAATGTTACTGATTTTTGGAGCAGACATATTTAAAATTATCACCAATAAATTTTAAAATTTTTGAAAAAATAAATAAAAAAACTTGCGTGGTTCAAATATCAATCCTATATTTGCACCACTCTAAAAGAGGAACATTCCTCCTTAGCTCAGTTGGTTAGAGCATCTGACTGTTAATCAGAGGGTCCTTGGTTCGAGCCCAAGAGGAGGAGCCTGATAATCAAACACTTATAGAAATATAGGTGTTTTTTTATTTTACTACTTACAACAAATTAACAACAAACATTACTGGATAATCTTAGATACACAATTATTAAAATATAATTGAGCTTTTTGAACCTTTGAACCTTTTAAATACTAACAGCTTCATTATTAGCATTTAACGAATGTTTCAAAAGTTCATTTAAGTTCAAAAGGTTCATTCATTACGTTTGCTTCATCAAAAACCTAAGCAAGTTCATAAAAACGGATTTCCGTTACTTTTAAATATACGAATTTGGTACATTTTGATAAACCTGCAAATCTGCACTTTTATAATATCGTTTTTGGCGACATTTAAACACACGGGATTCCGGGTATTTAGTTTTCCATAAAGTTGTGGGAAACCTGCTCCACATAATTGTGGCTGAGGTTGTTCATAACTCTATTATTAACCTCATCAAATACGACTGTCCAAAATTGGACAAACGTTTGCTTGCCCAAAATGGCAAGCATTCTTTTAGCTCGTCCAATTCGTCCGATTTTGACCTGCTACGAATAATTTTCGTAGTAGCTTTTTAGGCGTTCAGTTCGTTCGATTCTGATAATATCTAAATGGTGAGAATTCAGCCTATTTAAAAAATGTTGTAAGTGATGTTGTAAATATTTTCTGAATATTATAATCTTCAAAATTATGATAATGAAGAAAATTAGATTCACTCCTCTCAATGACGACTGATTTACGCGCGCGTATGGACTCCGATAATTCAACGAGGAAAATTCTTCCTTTTTTTATTTTACTCCGGATTGATAAAAATATCAAAACGATCATTGCGCGCGTAGTGACTGCCCAAAAACCTTCAATATCCCATAAATACGGAAATATCCGCTTTTATGAAATCTCATTCACGCGCATACGTGTAGTGATAGGTAAAAAATCTCTGAACGGTAATAAAATCAGGATTCCTCACACATGCATAATGACTTCCAAAAAATCGGATGAAACCTAATAAACATTCGATTTCCTTCGCACGCGTTGTGACCTCGAAAAAATCTTGCCGACCCTGATAAAACAAGGAAATCATGTATTCATACAAAAGTGGCATTTACGCGCACGTTATGACCTGAATAAAATCTTCACAGCATCATTTCGCGCGCGTACGTTGTGATATGGAAAAAATCTTCAGAGCTTTATTTTAACCGGTTCCATACATGTAAGAAAACTTACTTTTATCTCGCGTGTATTGTGACTTCCAAAAAATCTAAAGAAGTACCATAAATACGGGAAAAGTCGTTTTTATGAAATAGGTGTTTTCAAGGATGCTCGCGCCTGCGTGTATGACCTCCCAAAAACCTTTAGAATGCACTGAGCGCAATTTTGCTTTCAGTGTGCTAAATCTCTTTTTAATTGTATTTTTGCTGTATGGATATATTAATAACAAAAGAATCAATGCAGAAGATTAAGACAACCGTTTTATCTGAACTGCCATTAAATGATGATCGAAAATCTTTTCTGGATAGTAGATTAACAATTGATAATCTTTTTATTTCCCTAAATAGTTTTACTACAAATCAAGAATATAACGCAAACTTATTTGTAGAGCTTAATTCGCCTGATTTTGGCACTGCTGAAGGATTTGTGAAATACGCAAATAATCGAATCGTATTAGCTGCAATGGCTGAAACTGTTGAAGCTGATAAAGAAATGAGGCTATCTCTTAATGGTCTATCAAATGAAGATCAAACAAATATTCTTATCGAGTTAAAAACAGATCCTGAAATCGATATCAAAAATTCTCTAATTTCCGATACATTAGAAGATAGATTGCTTTAATTCCAAAAAATTTTAGTAGCGAAAGAGGACAGCGGAAAATTCCGCTGTCCTAAATTTCTTTTTTATGGACTCTAAAAACCTATCATATCGATTCCTTAAAATTATGGAACCGGTTAAAGGGGTGTGCGGAAATATCCGCAGACTTATGTTCTTTTTATGGAGTCCGATAATTCAACCAAAGCTAATTTACTTCCGTTAAGAAGGTTTGGACATTTTTGTCCAGAAGTCCAAACATGGAGTCCGATAATTCTTTACTCATACTCTCTCCGGGATATTATTCCGTCATTAAACCATTTTTCATCCCTGATTTTTGCTGCTTTAAGTAATCTTGCGTATTTCTTTGTGGGAACGCCTTTGTAATGTGTTTTAAGATGCTTATTAAACATTACATTAAATGGGTATTCACTGAGGGCAAAATCATATTCTCTTTGCTGCTTAGAGTAGGTTTGTTTTTCATAAAAAAGATCAGGAAAAGCAGTTCTATGAGCAAAAACACCATTAAAAAGGTGCAATTTCCTGCCTGTTTTACCCGTTTTTGGGCAAATAAAGAACCATAAAAGACCATTTCCGAGGTTTGAAGGCTTAGAAATCAGCTCAATATTATAAGCTTTGCTCTCTCCGTTTCCTAAAACGTATGATATTTTTATCAATCCTGAAAACTCTCTCACAACAATTTCAAATCCGATAGATCCAGTTTTAGAACCGTTCACTTTGAAATTTAAAGTTCCAATATTATACGTATTCGGCAATAAAATTTTATTTGCAATCAAGCTTTTAATTGTCAACTGCTTTACGGTTTCAACTGTATCTGTAAATCTCATAGGTTATATTGAGCCTAAATTATTAAGGAACTTTGTATTTTATATTAACTATTACCATTCTTCGGACTTTGATAAATAATCTTTCAGATCAGTAACGAATTTATTTACGTTAGTGTTTGATACTTCAAAATAATTTTTCAGGGAAATCTTTCCTGTCTTATCAAATATTGATTTTCCAGAGAATGAGTTACCGCCGGTGAGATAAACTGCGCTGCTTGTCGGCTTGGTCGGGTCGAAATGATCTAATATAGGTTTAACCATTATTTTACCGTCCTTAAAATTCAATTCATAGACTATCATCATCAAAGACATAAGTGAGCCTCCTATTCTGGTGCCAGGTGCAGTGGTTCTGATTTTAATAAAAGAATATTCCACCTCATTTAATCCATCGCTTTTTAAATTCTCAAATTTTGTTTGAACAAAGATTTTAGTTTTATCAAATAGCTGCTTTTGGCTCATTTCCGGATATTCCAATACAATGTAATTTTTAGAATCATCATCTTTATTTACGAAGTTATTCGGAGTTAAAATAAATTCCTGAGCAATAGCCATATTAAAAGTAAACAGCGAAAGCAATAATAATTTTTTCATGTTACAAATTTTGCTCTAAAATAATGCTTTTCATTTACTGAGAATTACGGTTTTCTCCATCTGTGAAAAAAAAGTTCTTTTCGAGGCTACATTTTTCTACATTTCATACATTATCCGGATCGTCAACTATAATTTCACCAATATTTTTATAGGTTCCATCCTCTCTCTGAACGAATATTTTTTCAGATAGCTTCTTTTTAGTTGGAATGAATAAATCCCGAACATCTACATCTAATGTTTTCGCAATTGAAAGAAGTAATTCTTTTCGAGGCAAACTATCACCTTTTGTAAGATTTGTTATTGATGCCTCAGTAACATTTACCAATTCGGCTAATTTTTTACCGGTCATGTTTTTTTCTTTCAAAATTTCTCTAAGTCTTAAAATCTGCATGAATAAAGTGTTTGTTGTTGTGCAAAGATATAAAATTATAGTTAAAGTATAATTATTTTGAAAATAATTAAAGTTTTATTTGGTAGTTATTATAGTTTGTCTTACATTTGTATCAAAGAAAAGATAGTTACACTATAATTTAACAACTTAAAAGTAAGAAATAATGGCAACAATATCAACTTCAAGAGCAGAAAAAATCGCAAGAAACATTAACGCAATGGACGTGAATTTTAGCTACAGCGATGATATGAGAACTTACAGATTCTTTTCAAAATTAGAAAAGCAACTGAGAGAAATTCTTTCTACACTTTCTCAAGAAGATAAATTAATGAT
The sequence above is a segment of the Chryseobacterium turcicum genome. Coding sequences within it:
- the rseP gene encoding RIP metalloprotease RseP translates to MELAIKIFQFILSISILVILHELGHFLPAKYFKTKVEKFYLFFDPYFSIVKKKIGETEYGIGWLPFGGYVKIAGMVDESMDTEQLKQPAQPWEFRAKPAWQRLIIMMGGVTVNFFLAWIIYGCLSFFNGETSFDTAKVNAPMNYTSVAKGMGFQDGDKILKVDGKTQNNLDKLALDVLLSDEITVLRNGKEVTFPTNDDGKAMAFKDENPRAFLTPRFPAVIDSIFNPKTAQAGLKVGDQVVAVDGKKISYYDEFQETVRNNAGKDLKVDVMRGDAIQPLVLSVSKEGTLGLASYKQLTKFYETKHFTFIESIGRGFTRSIESLTYQVKQFKLIFNKKVQGYKKVGGPLAIIKNMPVDKANDGSVSIDWTAFWSFTAMFSVWLAFLNLIPIPGLDGGHVIFTLYEMIVGKPVPQKVLENAQMVGVIFLLGLMLLIFGADIFKIITNKF
- a CDS encoding helix-turn-helix transcriptional regulator; this encodes MQILRLREILKEKNMTGKKLAELVNVTEASITNLTKGDSLPRKELLLSIAKTLDVDVRDLFIPTKKKLSEKIFVQREDGTYKNIGEIIVDDPDNV